One segment of Erigeron canadensis isolate Cc75 chromosome 2, C_canadensis_v1, whole genome shotgun sequence DNA contains the following:
- the LOC122586903 gene encoding uncharacterized protein LOC122586903, with amino-acid sequence MSYGGKHQHSFKATSTNHPYYCGGCDQLGFGSSYTCSESDCNVFHHVQCVDRTNGPVTYPFSISSKCALVFVDRINGPGQKSLCVACGNKIKGYHYRCKCTFRKHNMHPSCLLSYEPTLVAAHGLTLQLKSRATAKCLCCLKKKVSSKVDGWAYVSTCGSYCYHVSCVMNIIHETRAQGNITEKCDPFQTIRERFPADKNRLAASEQASPSGKKSKAALNLITSMITGIRLWS; translated from the coding sequence ATGTCATACGGCGGTAAGCATCAACACTCATTTAAAGCAACATCTACCAACCATCCCTATTATTGCGGGGGATGTGATCAGCTGGGTTTCGGATCTAGTTACACATGTTCCGAGAGTGACTGCAACGTATTTCATCACGTACAATGCGTGGACCGTACAAATGGGCCTGTGACATACCCGTTCTCGATCTCTAGCAAGTGCGCTCTGGTGTTTGTGGACCGCATCAATGGACCTGGGCAGAAGTCATTATGTGTGGCTTGTGGAAACAAAATCAAAGGGTATCACTACAGGTGTAAGTGTACGTTTCGGAAACATAACATGCACCCATCTTGTTTATTAAGTTACGAACCAACGTTGGTAGCCGCACACGGGCTTACGTTGCAACTGAAAAGCAGGGCGACTGCAAAGTGTTTGTGTTGCTTGAAAAAGAAAGTTTCTTCTAAGGTTGATGGATGGGCTTATGTTTCTACATGTGGGAGTTATTGTTATCATGTTTCATGTGTGATGAACATCATCCATGAAACTCGGGCACAAGGGAATATTACTGAAAAGTGTGATCCTTTTCAGACTATAAGAGAAAGGTTTCCTGCAGATAAGAATAGACTTGCAGCGTCGGAGCAGGCATCACCGAGTGGGAAGAAGTCCAAGGCGGCTCTTAACTTGATAACTAGCATGATCACAGGAATCAGATTGTGGTCGTAA
- the LOC122586902 gene encoding uncharacterized protein LOC122586902, which yields MSYGGKHQHSFKATSTNHPYYCGGCDQLGFGSSYACSESDCNVVHHVQCVDRTNGPVTYPFSITSKCALVFVDRINGPGQKSLCEACGNKIKGYHYRCKCMVTKRNMHPSCLLNYKPTLVVARGLTLELKSRATAKCLHCSKKKLSSKVDGWAYVSTCGSYCYHVSCVMNIIHDSWTQGITEKCDPFQTIKERFPADKNRLATSEHAPSGKKSKAALNLIISMITGSPSGLVDSAKALFILVMFCMIEEIKKREASQRKELHDLKANNEAETKRLSPPKSL from the exons ATGTCATACGGCGGTAAGCATCAACACTCATTTAAAGCAACATCTACCAACCATCCCTATTATTGCGGGGGATGTGATCAGCTGGGTTTCGGATCTAGTTACGCATGTTCCGAGAGTGACTGCAACGTAGTTCATCACGTACAATGCGTGGACCGTACAAATGGGCCTGTGACATACCCGTTCTCGATCACTAGCAAGTGCGCTCTGGTGTTTGTGGACCGCATCAATGGACCTGGGCAGAAGTCATTATGCGAGGCTTGTGGAAACAAAATCAAAGGGTATCACTACAGGTGTAAGTGTATGGTTACGAAACGTAACATGCACCCATCGTGTTTATTAAATTACAAACCAACGTTGGTAGTCGCACGCGGGCTTACGTTGGAACTGAAGAGCAGGGCAACTGCGAAGTGTTTGCATTGCTCGAAAAAGAAACTTTCTTCTAAGGTTGATGGATGGGCTTATGTTTCTACATGTGGGAGTTATTGTTATCATGTTTCATGTGTGATGAACATCATCCATGATTCTTGGACACAAGGGATTACTGAAAAATGTGATCCTTTTCAGACTATAAAAGAAAGGTTTCCTGCAGATAAGAATAGACTTGCAACGTCGGAGCACGCACCGAGTGGGAAGAAGTCCAAGGCGGCTCTTAACTTGATAATTAGCATGATCACAGGAAGCCCTTCGGGTCTTGTTGATAGCGCAAAAGCGCTCTTCA TTTTAGTAATGTTTTGTATGATCGAGGAGATTAAAAAGCGTGAAGCAAGTCAAAGAAAGGAGCTACATGATTTGAAAGCAAATAATGAAGCCGAAACGAAGCGTCTATCGCCCCCTAAATCCCTATGA